The following proteins are encoded in a genomic region of Candidatus Schekmanbacteria bacterium:
- the dksA gene encoding RNA polymerase-binding protein DksA, protein MKKKAKKKSDAKKYEEVRLLLEKRKAEILKEVAGDLSEGLNSETVAYPDLSDLASIESDKNFEIRIKERERRLLKKINLALEQIKNGTFGICERCGEEIGLKRLLARPVATLCIQCKTEAEREEKARNL, encoded by the coding sequence GTGAAGAAGAAGGCAAAGAAGAAATCTGATGCAAAAAAATATGAAGAAGTGAGACTTTTACTTGAAAAAAGAAAAGCTGAAATTCTAAAAGAAGTTGCTGGAGATTTGAGTGAGGGACTGAATTCAGAAACAGTGGCATATCCCGATCTTAGTGACCTTGCAAGCATTGAATCTGACAAGAATTTTGAAATAAGAATAAAAGAAAGAGAAAGAAGATTATTAAAGAAAATAAATCTTGCTTTGGAGCAAATCAAAAATGGCACTTTCGGCATCTGTGAACGCTGTGGAGAAGAAATTGGACTTAAGCGCCTTCTTGCACGCCCTGTTGCTACATTGTGTATACAATGTAAAACTGAAGCCGAAAGAGAGGAAAAAGCAAGGAATCTATAA